Sequence from the Helianthus annuus cultivar XRQ/B chromosome 13, HanXRQr2.0-SUNRISE, whole genome shotgun sequence genome:
AATTGGTTCAAGTACCAATCGCGAGAAGGACCAAATTCAACAAATGTATCCTTCTGCCTTAAGCTCCAAGGGGCTTGATGAGGAGCATCACCACGTTCCTCTTCAGTATAAGTTTTATAATATATGTCCCCGACGGTATCCTTCGCACCTATCACATTGGGGTTATAGCCCCCAGCTCCTCCAGAGCTTGCACCACTAGACACATAGCGCCCTAACCCCTTAGAGGTAACAATCGGCGCAGCAGGGGGAGGTTTTGGGACACCAGACTGCCCTTGAACAGAAGACTGATCGGCAGCTCTTTCTTTCCTCGCCTCTTCCGCCTTCCTCTGCCTATCCGCCTCCTCCCTCAGCTTTCTCTCCTCTTCCGCTTTCCTCTTCCTCTCCGCCTCCAGCTttctctcctcctcctccttcctctttttctcttcctcttctttgcGCTTTCGCTCTTCAGCCTTCTTCTGCGCAGCAATCCTACTCTCTTCTTTCTTCCGATCCTCTTCTGCCTTTCGCTGCGCTTCAGCAGTTTTCGCAGCATCACGCGCAGCAGAGTCGGAAGGTTCAGTGGCAACCTTAGGTTTTTTCGTGCTGGGTTCAACAAACTTAACCCCcttttcaggggtcttcttcttgatctctaCAAGAATAAAGCGGACGCACTTGAGCAAAAAgaggttaaattataaagaaggGAGATAAGAGCATACCAGGAGAAAACTGGTATAACGAGCGCAACTTGCTCTTCTTCCcaacaacgggaataacaactGAAACAGGCGCAGAGGCCACACCAGTTGTCGCCTCGCTTCTACCCCTCTTTCTTCCAATCAACGGGGcagtttcttcttcctcttcttcttcatcctcaGGTTGAGATGGAGTTGCGTCAGCATCcgggttacgagaacccgcgctcccagagcCCTTTGACCCACCAGCGCCAGTCTTTCCCATAGCTGCACATGATAAACCTTCATAAGAGTCACTGATTATCACGTAATCGTCTAAGTCACGTTGCCGGAGGCGAAGCGTACCTTTGACAGCAGCAGTAGTTGCGCGACTGGCGCCAGGACCCTTGCTGGTCACTTCAACATCcgccttctttttcttcttcgaaggtttcttcttcttctcctctgggTCAACCCCCAgatcgcgcaacacacctgcaaagattttaGGCAACGAACTTAACTCGCCATTCGAAGACCCTactgactcctcgctggaaagatagaaagtctctttcccagcagaagtcacagagcgcaatGGACGAGGTTTAGGATATTGCGCACCTTCAGTTGCATCCGGCGGTGAGGCGAAGGCGTCAGCAGGAGGAAACATGAAGTTCCCTTTTATCTGGTCATACCAGCCTTCCTCATCATCGCGCAGAGGGCGAACGCCCATGGAGCCACCAAAGGCTGGGAAGGCAGCCTGATAGAGTTGCGTCTCTACACAACAAAAACAAAGTATAAGAAACCAGTTAAGTGAATGTACTCGGAAACAAAACAAAAAGGGGGAAAGTATCTAACCTTGATCCCCGATCTTCAAGACCGGGAGTTCCCTGCTACtaggtgaccactggtcactcatcttgGCAGCAACCAGAACATTCTCCCCAAATACCCGGTTAGGGGTTGCGGTAAGCTGCTGATACCACCGAGCAGACTTCGGTATAGGAAGGTCCTCCTTTGGTATAACCTCGGTCCATTCCCTAAACGGCATAGCTATTGGCAAGACTTCCTCCCGGATGAAGAAGAACTTGGGTTTCCAGTCGTGGAAACTCTTGGGAGGATTCAACAAAATCTTCTTAGCCGTACCACGGCTAGcaaaagaaaagaaccccattgTTCTTTGCAGTTGATAGAAGACACGAAACTTATTCACCGTCGGCTCAATGCCGTGAGATTGACACAAGAACTCAAAGTGCCTCACCCTCACCATCCCAGGTGGGCTTAACTGTGAAATATGAAACTTGTAGTAGGACAATATGCTACCAAAGAAGTTAGTCGCCGGCAGCCGGAAGTTTCCTTGAAGGAAGAAATCTTCGAACAAAGTAATGTAACCGGGTGGGGCATCAGCCGCGGTCTGACCCTGAGCAGGGTAccgggcatcccactccggtggaaaCCTAAAACTTCGAACGATCTGTTCGAATAAACCTAAGTCCCATCTCAGGACTGGGACTGGCCCCTCCTCACTAACAGGAGCTTCTTGATGTTCTTCACTCATATTTCAAGGAAAAGCTGGAAAAAActtgaagaaagtttgaagatttgaagaaatcttgaagaaaacgaagaacactttgaagattcaaagagtttTGAGAGGAAATTAGAGAAGAAACGAAGAGAAAGTGAATCTCTCACCCTTCTCTTCGGacatttatacccatcgcatttaatgcgatgggtaaccgtgccgcaCTAGCCGCAAGGGCAACCAACGAGAGGTTGCCACGTCGAGCGGGAAAACAGGgacgacggttaccacgcgcgcgtggcacccactctcctgacatgaagtgcaaccgccgcaggCGACATGATGACACCCGTGTcaggggtcaactcaaacgtcgccctcagcgacttatctcaccaacctgtcagaggttcaaatttcgaagtttcccgccataaaacGTG
This genomic interval carries:
- the LOC118485923 gene encoding uncharacterized protein LOC118485923, producing the protein MSEEHQEAPVSEEGPVPVLRWDLGLFEQIVRSFRFPPEWDARYPAQGQTAADAPPGYITLFEDFFLQGNFRLPATNFFGSILSYYKFHISQLSPPGMVRVRHFEFLCQSHGIEPTVNKFRVFYQLQRTMGFFSFASRGTAKKILLNPPKSFHDWKPKFFFIREEVLPIAMPFREWTEVIPKEDLPIPKSARWYQQLTATPNRVFGENVLVAAKMSDQWSPSSRELPVLKIGDQETQLYQAAFPAFGGSMGVRPLRDDEEGWYDQIKGNFMFPPADAFASPPDATEGVLRDLGVDPEEKKKKPSKKKKKADVEVTSKGPGASRATTAAVKVTLMKVYHVQLWERLALVGQRALGARVLVTRMLTQLHLNLRMKKKRKKKLPR